A genomic region of Pseudomonas sp. MPC6 contains the following coding sequences:
- a CDS encoding PLP-dependent aminotransferase family protein codes for MHTLPLYRQLANHYLDAIRSGTLKTGERFPSIRLMMEKHAVSLSTAVQVCRELEDCGVLEARPRSGNYIRQPVDLPKPGAITPLPPVDTGVYIGIHEQVSWVLKASQRATIKVNLATAYCAPELYPLKTLQDHMLKALRQDQHLLDAAGPTCGHSALRSILARRALTAKANLSAERIVITNGATEAINLALRAVTQPGDTVAVESPTFYGLLQILESLNLRVLEVPATAHAGINLLALDQLLQGPEKIRALIVIPNLQNPLGSIMPDANKARLVQLCAQHNTVLIEDDTYGDLVDTEQPLSTLKHWDRTDNVIYCASLNKTLAPGMRLGWISAGKWHHRVEMLKHTQSRACEALSQLAVSAFMKTPSYERYLRRLRKTLTQQRQQMSAGISRYFPPGTCVTTPQGGTLLWVELPRHHSSLALFHEGLKAGIQISPGDIFSNTKRFDHFVRIGCGAPYSPKIDEALATLGQLLKNQG; via the coding sequence ATGCACACGCTCCCCTTGTACCGTCAGTTAGCCAACCACTACCTCGATGCGATCCGCAGCGGCACCTTGAAAACGGGGGAGCGGTTTCCCTCCATTCGGCTGATGATGGAAAAACACGCCGTCAGCCTGTCGACCGCGGTTCAGGTATGCCGGGAACTCGAGGATTGCGGCGTGCTGGAAGCCCGTCCGCGCTCCGGCAACTACATTCGCCAGCCCGTCGACTTGCCTAAACCTGGCGCCATCACCCCTCTCCCGCCCGTGGACACCGGTGTCTATATCGGCATTCACGAACAAGTGTCGTGGGTACTCAAGGCCAGCCAGCGTGCGACGATCAAGGTTAATTTGGCCACTGCCTACTGCGCGCCGGAACTCTATCCGCTGAAGACGTTGCAGGACCATATGCTCAAGGCGCTGCGCCAGGATCAGCATTTGCTCGACGCGGCAGGGCCGACCTGCGGTCATAGCGCCTTGCGCAGCATCCTTGCCCGCCGGGCGCTGACCGCCAAAGCGAACCTGAGCGCGGAGCGGATTGTCATCACCAATGGCGCGACCGAAGCGATCAACCTGGCTTTGCGCGCGGTCACCCAGCCCGGTGACACCGTGGCGGTCGAGTCGCCAACCTTCTACGGCCTGCTGCAAATTCTCGAAAGCCTGAACCTGCGGGTACTGGAAGTCCCGGCGACGGCGCATGCCGGGATCAATCTGTTGGCCCTCGACCAACTGTTGCAAGGCCCCGAAAAAATTCGGGCGCTGATTGTCATTCCCAACCTGCAAAATCCGTTGGGCAGCATCATGCCCGACGCCAATAAGGCGCGGTTGGTGCAGCTGTGTGCGCAGCACAATACGGTGCTGATCGAAGACGACACCTATGGCGACCTGGTGGATACCGAGCAGCCGTTGTCCACCCTCAAACACTGGGACCGAACCGACAATGTGATCTATTGCGCGTCGCTCAACAAAACCCTGGCACCGGGCATGCGCCTGGGTTGGATCAGTGCGGGCAAATGGCACCACCGCGTGGAAATGCTCAAGCACACCCAATCCCGCGCTTGCGAAGCGTTGTCGCAACTGGCGGTCAGTGCGTTCATGAAGACCCCGTCCTACGAACGTTACCTGCGCCGGTTAAGGAAAACCCTCACGCAACAACGCCAGCAGATGAGCGCGGGGATCAGCCGCTATTTTCCCCCGGGCACCTGCGTGACCACCCCTCAGGGCGGGACGTTGCTGTGGGTGGAATTGCCTCGCCACCACTCGTCACTGGCGCTGTTCCATGAAGGGCTGAAGGCGGGTATCCAGATTTCACCTGGGGATATCTTTTCCAATACCAAGCGGTTTGACCACTTTGTGCGCATTGGTTGCGGCGCGCCGTATTCACCGAAGATAGACGAAGCCCTGGCGACGCTCGGTCAACTGCTGAAAAACCAGGGCTGA
- a CDS encoding HAMP domain-containing sensor histidine kinase translates to MRLTLTQRLSLVFAVLLLVCCGTSAWMQVRSSQMHELEVVQGLSRNLAQHIAQDTVLMDANGLMPDAVRELFSKLMQVNPSVEVYLLDTEGALVGSAAPEGRIRRQRVDLAPIQRLLRGDALPIVGDDPRSADGRKVFSAAPLQVNGKPAGYLYVVLLSEERDRLAERGATSAALNTALVSIGLAALLCLIAGLTAFALITRPLRRLTETVSRFDIDGVPVAPAVPAPVEKAASHDEIAVLDAAFRQMQARLSEQWRSLTRQDQERRELVANISHDLRTPLASLHGYLETLSLKDATLSPADRRRYLGIALDQSRKVGGLAQSLLELVRLEHGFVQPVLERFSLTDLVQDIFQKFELTAEARQVQLEASFAPTVSGVFADLGLIERVLTNLFDNALRHTPPGGTIGISLVAQGKFVEITVRDSGPGIPAELREGLFLRPFNIGGARRDGGLGLRIVQRILQLHGREIRLVDVPGQGATFIFSLPRDEETATALAVRSMNLNTPGQA, encoded by the coding sequence ATGAGGCTAACGCTGACGCAACGCCTGTCCCTGGTCTTCGCCGTGCTGTTGCTGGTGTGCTGCGGTACCTCGGCGTGGATGCAGGTGCGCTCCAGCCAGATGCATGAACTGGAGGTGGTGCAAGGGCTGTCGCGCAATCTGGCGCAGCATATTGCCCAGGACACGGTACTGATGGATGCCAATGGCCTGATGCCCGATGCCGTGCGCGAGTTGTTCAGCAAGCTGATGCAAGTCAACCCCAGCGTCGAGGTCTATCTGCTGGACACCGAAGGCGCGCTTGTCGGCAGCGCGGCACCCGAGGGGCGGATACGCCGGCAGCGGGTTGACCTGGCGCCGATCCAGCGCCTGCTCCGAGGGGATGCCCTGCCGATCGTCGGCGACGACCCGCGCAGCGCCGATGGCCGCAAGGTGTTCAGCGCCGCGCCGTTGCAGGTCAACGGCAAACCGGCAGGCTACCTGTATGTCGTGTTGCTCAGCGAAGAGCGCGACCGCCTCGCCGAACGCGGCGCCACCAGCGCAGCGCTCAATACCGCCCTGGTGTCCATCGGGCTCGCCGCCCTGTTGTGCCTGATTGCCGGCCTGACGGCCTTTGCACTGATCACCCGCCCCTTGCGACGTTTGACCGAAACAGTCAGCCGGTTCGACATCGACGGCGTCCCAGTCGCGCCGGCCGTGCCCGCCCCGGTAGAAAAAGCCGCCAGCCACGATGAGATCGCGGTCCTCGACGCCGCCTTCCGGCAGATGCAGGCACGCCTCAGCGAACAATGGCGCTCGCTGACCCGCCAGGATCAGGAACGCCGCGAACTGGTGGCCAATATTTCCCACGACCTGCGCACACCATTAGCCTCGCTGCACGGTTACCTGGAAACCCTTTCATTGAAGGATGCAACGTTATCCCCCGCCGATCGCCGCCGCTACCTGGGCATCGCCCTGGATCAAAGCCGCAAGGTCGGGGGCCTGGCGCAGTCGCTATTGGAACTGGTGCGCCTGGAACACGGTTTCGTGCAACCGGTGCTGGAACGCTTCTCCCTGACCGACCTGGTGCAGGACATCTTCCAGAAATTCGAACTGACGGCCGAGGCCCGGCAAGTGCAACTCGAGGCCAGCTTTGCACCGACGGTATCCGGGGTGTTTGCCGACCTGGGGCTGATCGAGCGTGTACTGACCAACCTGTTCGACAACGCCTTGCGGCACACACCACCTGGAGGAACCATCGGCATCAGCCTCGTTGCGCAAGGCAAGTTCGTCGAAATCACCGTCCGCGACAGCGGGCCGGGCATCCCGGCAGAACTACGGGAAGGTCTGTTCCTGAGGCCGTTCAACATTGGTGGGGCACGACGTGACGGGGGACTGGGTTTGCGCATCGTGCAGCGGATCCTGCAGCTGCATGGCCGTGAGATTCGTCTGGTGGATGTGCCTGGGCAAGGTGCTACGTTTATCTTTTCGCTGCCCCGGGATGAAGAAACCGCGACCGCCTTGGCGGTGCGCTCGATGAACCTGAATACACCGGGACAGGCCTGA
- a CDS encoding N-acyl homoserine lactonase family protein — translation MSIPVYEVFAIRVGANAQRTARENFLYDACCGDPDASMPLDYYFWVIRNAQQVIVVDTCFQPATADRRNRQMYRLPEESLRQLDIDPAHVDNLILTHLHWDHAGNLGLFPKASVHLQEAELRFCTGPKMTHRTVNKTYEVDDVMSALPPLFEGRMRLHNGTVEVMPGVTLHPVGGHTPGSQVVRVNTERGWIVLASDAAHLWANIRERSPFPILDDLAQTLEAFIEIDRLADSEDHVIPGHDPLIAERFPHWNDDPHIICLHQRPA, via the coding sequence ATGTCCATTCCTGTGTACGAAGTGTTCGCCATCCGAGTCGGCGCCAATGCCCAGCGCACCGCCCGGGAGAATTTTCTCTACGATGCGTGCTGCGGTGATCCCGATGCGTCCATGCCGCTGGATTACTACTTCTGGGTCATCCGCAACGCGCAGCAGGTGATCGTGGTCGACACCTGTTTTCAACCGGCCACGGCGGATCGGCGCAACCGTCAGATGTACCGCCTGCCGGAAGAATCCCTGCGCCAGTTGGACATTGATCCGGCGCACGTGGACAACCTGATCCTCACCCATTTGCACTGGGACCACGCCGGTAACCTCGGGCTGTTTCCGAAGGCCTCCGTGCATCTGCAGGAAGCGGAATTGCGCTTCTGCACCGGACCGAAAATGACCCATCGCACGGTGAATAAAACCTACGAGGTCGATGATGTGATGTCGGCGTTGCCGCCGTTGTTTGAAGGACGGATGCGCTTGCATAACGGCACGGTCGAGGTGATGCCCGGAGTGACCTTGCACCCGGTGGGCGGGCATACGCCGGGTAGCCAGGTGGTGCGGGTGAACACTGAGCGTGGGTGGATTGTACTGGCTTCGGATGCTGCGCATTTGTGGGCCAACATCCGTGAGCGTAGCCCTTTTCCGATTCTGGATGATCTGGCGCAAACCCTTGAGGCTTTCATCGAAATCGATCGTCTGGCCGACAGCGAAGACCACGTCATTCCCGGCCACGACCCGCTGATCGCCGAACGTTTCCCGCACTGGAATGACGATCCGCACATTATCTGCCTGCACCAACGCCCAGCTTGA